The Solibacillus daqui genome has a segment encoding these proteins:
- a CDS encoding sodium-dependent transporter: protein MEKSKGQWSSKLGFVLASAGAAIGLGAIWKMPYVAGQSGGGAFFLIFVLLTLLIGLPMLLSEYIIGRAAQKEAVTAYKVLAPNTKAWAWIGKLGIIGCFLLLSFYSVVGGWIFVYSGVSVVGNVIDPNLDPGAFFGQVTGTPWIALVGLALFTIANVIVIALGVQNGIEKANKFMMPLLFIMFFILVVRAVTLDGAMEGIKFFLYPDFSNITGESILYALGQSFFALAVGFSCLVTYSSYLKKDVSLPNSAGSVVGLSIFVSFLAGLAIFPVVFAFDMEVTSGPPLLFMVLPAAFSQMPFGELFLAMFLILFLFATLTSSFSLYEIIVAAIVEKWNASRAKITMVIGVLVFIAAIPSTLTYSTLGDVSIFGRNIFDFTDFVVSNVILPIGNLLIAIFIIHIMDKQLVKKEFFQGSQMGEGFYKIYRFLMTFAVPTVILVVLGYLIIQY from the coding sequence ATGGAGAAGAGTAAAGGACAATGGTCAAGTAAATTAGGGTTTGTATTAGCGTCAGCTGGTGCAGCGATTGGGCTCGGGGCGATTTGGAAAATGCCTTATGTAGCCGGTCAAAGTGGTGGCGGCGCATTCTTTTTAATTTTTGTTCTATTAACGTTATTAATAGGTTTACCGATGTTATTATCGGAATATATCATTGGTCGTGCAGCACAAAAAGAAGCAGTAACCGCTTATAAGGTACTAGCACCGAATACGAAAGCATGGGCTTGGATTGGAAAGTTAGGCATTATTGGGTGCTTTTTATTACTATCGTTTTACAGTGTAGTTGGTGGTTGGATTTTCGTATATAGTGGAGTGTCAGTTGTTGGCAATGTCATTGATCCGAATTTAGACCCAGGTGCATTTTTCGGGCAAGTAACAGGTACACCGTGGATCGCATTAGTGGGCCTTGCATTATTTACGATTGCGAACGTTATCGTTATTGCATTAGGTGTTCAAAACGGGATTGAAAAAGCGAATAAATTTATGATGCCGCTATTATTCATCATGTTCTTTATTTTAGTGGTGCGTGCTGTAACGCTAGATGGGGCAATGGAGGGGATTAAGTTCTTCTTATACCCTGACTTTTCGAACATTACAGGGGAATCGATTTTATATGCGTTAGGACAGTCGTTTTTTGCATTAGCAGTCGGGTTTTCATGTCTTGTTACATATAGCTCGTATTTGAAGAAAGATGTTAGCTTGCCAAATTCAGCTGGCTCAGTAGTAGGGTTAAGTATTTTTGTATCGTTTTTAGCAGGTCTAGCGATTTTCCCAGTTGTGTTCGCATTTGATATGGAAGTCACAAGTGGGCCACCATTACTATTTATGGTGCTTCCAGCTGCATTTTCACAAATGCCATTTGGAGAACTGTTTTTAGCGATGTTCTTAATTTTATTTTTATTTGCAACGTTAACTTCTTCATTTAGTTTGTATGAGATTATTGTTGCGGCGATTGTAGAGAAGTGGAATGCTTCTCGTGCCAAAATTACAATGGTGATAGGGGTTCTTGTGTTTATTGCGGCAATACCTTCTACTTTAACGTATAGTACGTTAGGGGATGTGTCCATTTTTGGTCGTAACATTTTTGACTTTACGGACTTTGTAGTGTCAAATGTTATTTTACCAATTGGCAACTTACTCATCGCGATTTTTATTATTCATATTATGGATAAGCAACTAGTAAAGAAGGAATTTTTTCAAGGAAGTCAAATGGGTGAAGGTTTTTATAAAATATATCGTTTTTTAATGACTTTCGCAGTACCAACAGTAATTTTAGTTGTACTTGGATATTTAATTATTCAATACTAG
- a CDS encoding alpha/beta fold hydrolase yields the protein MIEKLIEIDHAQLWTEKRGEGSIPVILISGGPGTCNYLEPLSSLIDEVCEVIMFDPRGCGRSSDDGNGYDLASCLRDIEWIRKAYGFKKWLVIGHSWGADVGLAYSLLYSHSILGYVSISGTGIQNDRDWKDSYSRNKLEIGEFTPDFEYEVNTIVHRSLIDSWRTFIKNPNLLKDISHLDLPTLFIYAEKDIRPSWPIKQISALINNSKYIEIEGAEHYVWLSKKIELAKILRDFIKNFESCITHDINFPLE from the coding sequence TTGATTGAAAAACTTATTGAAATAGATCATGCACAGCTTTGGACCGAAAAAAGAGGGGAAGGTAGTATTCCTGTCATCTTAATTAGTGGAGGACCTGGAACTTGTAATTATTTAGAACCTCTTTCTAGTCTAATTGATGAGGTTTGTGAAGTAATTATGTTTGACCCTAGAGGCTGTGGTCGTTCTAGCGATGATGGCAATGGGTATGATTTAGCGTCTTGTCTTCGTGATATTGAATGGATTAGAAAAGCGTATGGATTTAAAAAATGGTTAGTCATTGGGCACTCATGGGGAGCAGATGTGGGACTCGCCTATTCACTATTGTATTCGCACTCTATATTAGGCTATGTTTCTATATCTGGGACTGGAATACAAAATGACCGAGATTGGAAAGACTCTTACAGTCGAAACAAGCTAGAAATTGGTGAATTTACCCCAGATTTTGAGTATGAGGTCAATACGATTGTCCACAGATCCCTAATTGATTCTTGGAGAACATTTATTAAAAATCCGAACTTACTCAAAGATATTTCACATCTAGATTTACCCACATTATTTATCTATGCAGAAAAAGATATTCGCCCCTCCTGGCCAATTAAGCAAATTTCTGCGCTTATTAATAATTCAAAATACATAGAAATAGAGGGTGCCGAGCATTATGTTTGGCTTAGTAAAAAGATTGAATTAGCAAAAATACTTCGAGATTTTATAAAAAACTTCGAATCATGCATTACACATGATATTAATTTTCCCCTTGAATAA
- a CDS encoding RNA polymerase sigma factor, whose translation MRRDVFDTHYEAIYKYILYLTNDCHLAHDLLQETFYRYYQKDYDANERLYLLKIARNLIYDHYRRKKLIGFFALKKEPPANAKLPEEVTLQNAENETLYNALQQIKTNYREVVILRYIEQYSVKETAQILNTSEVKVKNDTARGLKALRELLGGVRNA comes from the coding sequence TTGCGAAGAGACGTCTTTGATACTCATTATGAAGCGATTTATAAATACATACTTTACTTAACGAATGATTGCCATTTAGCGCATGACTTACTGCAAGAAACCTTTTACCGCTATTATCAAAAAGATTATGATGCTAATGAACGTCTGTATTTACTAAAAATTGCCCGAAATTTGATATACGACCATTATCGCAGAAAAAAGTTAATCGGCTTTTTTGCATTAAAAAAGGAACCGCCAGCGAATGCCAAGTTACCAGAAGAAGTAACATTACAAAATGCCGAAAATGAGACGCTATACAATGCTTTACAGCAAATAAAAACGAATTACCGTGAAGTGGTGATTTTACGCTATATCGAGCAGTATTCTGTCAAAGAGACAGCGCAAATTTTAAATACCTCGGAAGTAAAGGTTAAAAATGATACCGCGCGTGGATTAAAGGCGTTACGTGAACTATTAGGAGGTGTGCGCAATGCTTGA
- the kynU gene encoding kynureninase, which produces MITIETAQQFDNEDSLNSYAEEFYKQPGQIYFDGNSLGLLSKRSEKSVLSLLHSWKEHGIDGWTSGDNPWFYLSEELGELCAPLVGAESGEVVLTGSTTTNLHQLLASFFKPTETKNKILADELNFPSDLYAIQSQLALKGLSKNHMKLVKSQDGQTLTTKNIIEAMTDDVAVAVLPAVLYRSGQVLDLQEITKAAHEKNIIVGFDLCHSIGSIPHKLHDIGADFAFWCNYKHLNGGPGSVAGLFVHEKHFGTAPGLAGWFGSNKNKQFDLDITLTQSSDAGAYQIGTPHVLSLAPIIGSLELFSEVGIDAIREKSLKLTQFMMDCIEQEIPNTFTFGNPLDHSRGGHLFLVHDEAARICKALKGEGVIPDFRAPNGIRLAPVALYNSFAEVWQAVQILKGIMHEKVYESFENKRDVIA; this is translated from the coding sequence ATGATTACAATTGAAACAGCGCAGCAATTCGATAACGAAGATTCGTTAAATAGCTATGCAGAAGAATTTTATAAACAACCTGGTCAAATTTATTTCGATGGAAATTCACTTGGTTTATTATCAAAGCGTTCGGAAAAAAGTGTACTCTCATTATTACATTCATGGAAAGAACATGGAATTGATGGTTGGACTTCTGGTGACAACCCGTGGTTTTATTTATCGGAAGAATTAGGGGAGCTTTGTGCACCACTTGTTGGTGCGGAAAGTGGAGAGGTTGTATTAACAGGTTCTACAACAACGAATTTGCACCAGCTACTTGCAAGTTTTTTCAAACCAACTGAAACCAAAAATAAAATTTTAGCAGACGAACTAAATTTCCCGTCGGATTTATATGCAATTCAGAGTCAGCTAGCGCTAAAGGGTTTGTCAAAAAACCATATGAAATTAGTGAAATCACAGGACGGGCAAACGTTAACTACAAAAAACATTATTGAGGCAATGACGGATGATGTCGCAGTGGCGGTATTGCCAGCGGTCCTTTATCGCAGTGGTCAAGTGCTCGATTTACAGGAGATTACGAAGGCTGCACACGAAAAAAATATAATTGTTGGCTTTGATTTATGTCATTCAATCGGTTCAATTCCACACAAGCTCCATGACATTGGTGCGGACTTTGCTTTTTGGTGTAATTATAAGCATTTAAACGGTGGGCCAGGTTCCGTTGCTGGGCTATTTGTGCATGAAAAACATTTTGGCACTGCACCTGGCTTAGCGGGTTGGTTTGGCTCAAATAAAAATAAGCAATTTGATTTAGACATTACATTAACGCAATCAAGCGACGCGGGGGCATATCAAATTGGCACGCCGCATGTATTAAGTTTAGCGCCTATTATAGGCTCACTTGAGTTGTTTAGTGAAGTAGGGATAGACGCTATACGTGAAAAATCACTGAAGTTAACCCAATTTATGATGGATTGTATTGAACAGGAAATTCCAAATACCTTCACTTTCGGCAACCCATTAGATCATTCTCGTGGCGGGCATTTATTTTTAGTTCATGATGAGGCAGCACGAATCTGTAAGGCACTAAAAGGTGAAGGAGTTATTCCTGATTTCCGTGCACCGAATGGCATTCGTTTAGCACCGGTTGCGTTATATAATTCATTTGCAGAAGTGTGGCAAGCTGTTCAAATATTAAAAGGCATTATGCATGAGAAAGTGTATGAATCATTTGAAAATAAACGAGATGTTATTGCATAA
- the kynA gene encoding tryptophan 2,3-dioxygenase, producing MDKKSISDLEQKISAEKGIHTDFKNDMTYGEYLGLDAILSSQKRLSEHHDEMLFLIIHQVSELWMKLIIHELQAAITTIQLGNMQPAFKMLARVSKIQHQIIQAWDVLATMTPAEYLQFRDSLGKASGFQSYQYRQIEFALGYKSKHILKIYEKDQEILNELKQAYEAPSIYDVAIEALVKAGLEINPTLINRDFSVVYSGDDSVAAAWKTVYENIDTYWDLYQLAEKLVDIEDALQQWRFRHMKTVERIIGFKIGTGGSSGVNYLRQVLDHRFFPELWDLRTTL from the coding sequence ATGGACAAAAAATCGATTTCAGACTTAGAACAAAAAATCAGTGCGGAAAAAGGCATTCATACCGACTTTAAAAATGATATGACGTATGGCGAGTATTTAGGGTTAGATGCTATATTATCGAGTCAAAAGCGCTTATCAGAGCATCATGATGAAATGTTGTTTTTAATTATTCATCAAGTAAGCGAGCTATGGATGAAGCTTATTATCCATGAATTACAGGCTGCCATTACAACAATTCAGCTAGGGAACATGCAACCTGCGTTTAAAATGCTCGCTCGTGTATCAAAAATACAGCATCAAATTATTCAAGCATGGGATGTGCTTGCAACGATGACACCTGCTGAATATTTACAGTTCCGTGATTCGCTCGGAAAAGCTTCAGGATTTCAAAGCTATCAATACCGCCAAATCGAATTTGCACTTGGCTATAAAAGTAAGCATATCTTAAAAATTTATGAAAAAGATCAAGAGATATTAAACGAACTAAAACAGGCCTATGAAGCGCCAAGTATATACGATGTCGCGATTGAAGCACTCGTAAAAGCAGGGTTGGAAATAAATCCAACATTGATTAATCGTGATTTTTCTGTAGTATATAGTGGTGACGATTCCGTTGCGGCAGCCTGGAAAACTGTATATGAAAATATCGATACTTATTGGGATTTATACCAATTGGCAGAAAAGTTAGTAGATATTGAAGATGCATTACAGCAATGGCGCTTCCGTCATATGAAAACGGTTGAGCGTATTATTGGTTTTAAAATAGGCACTGGTGGCTCCTCTGGTGTGAACTATTTACGCCAAGTGCTTGATCATCGTTTTTTCCCAGAGCTTTGGGATTTACGAACAACATTATAG
- the kynB gene encoding arylformamidase translates to MWIDITQTMKKGMPNWPGDTPFSFEIAYTKQQTGSVNIGKIETSLHTGTHADAPFHFDNKGPTIDQLDVNTFIGDCLVIDCRPHSIITAAFLQAIDFQGVQRILLKTVDRISDSFPQHIPIIDAEVAALLKERGVILLGVDNPSVDSLTSKEVQAHHALYAHQIQIIEGLDLSCIEPGLYDFIALPLKIEAADGAPVRAVIRKK, encoded by the coding sequence GTGTGGATTGATATTACACAAACAATGAAAAAGGGGATGCCAAATTGGCCAGGAGACACTCCGTTTTCATTTGAAATAGCCTATACGAAACAGCAAACGGGTTCTGTGAATATAGGGAAAATCGAAACGTCTTTGCATACAGGCACACATGCAGATGCGCCGTTTCATTTTGACAATAAAGGACCAACCATCGATCAGTTAGACGTCAATACATTTATCGGTGACTGCTTAGTAATTGATTGCCGACCGCATTCAATTATTACCGCAGCCTTTTTACAAGCAATTGACTTTCAAGGTGTACAGCGCATTTTATTGAAGACGGTGGATCGAATTTCAGATAGTTTTCCGCAGCATATTCCAATTATAGATGCCGAGGTTGCCGCATTATTAAAAGAACGAGGGGTTATCTTACTAGGAGTCGATAATCCATCCGTTGATTCGTTAACGAGTAAAGAAGTGCAAGCACATCATGCATTATATGCACATCAAATCCAGATTATTGAAGGATTAGATTTAAGTTGTATTGAGCCAGGTCTTTATGATTTTATAGCATTGCCCTTAAAAATTGAGGCTGCTGATGGTGCTCCAGTTCGTGCAGTTATTCGAAAAAAATAA
- a CDS encoding DUF4085 family protein → MFYLSKETQHQADVAHIAYFPESDIDLDRLTYSMQELKAEKQWIPERFHGAIDSGTLYRMSEQWQDFLNWCEQTIATHQVHFENMYKNRLLIATKFDEAAAEVFNDSLHDGAILNIKRQDGNVTLLIDMRGGFTPKAVIRLTFMEAQETGELARDYVYDELIETTNGYVLRVLSGSPYDEWTIDFTDVKASFVYRPKAYTEREQYKDVFSYIGDLTPSLHYFILENQEFIDFDVHNIEQRETGFFINDLLLGITTEQVIERIYCDLYEDPFAHFSEMVPLEELEEAALSEDPVLRVRAFNTMFEIDRKAAPIVNRVLRIIQVEEHEEMLMQVIAEHFEKLGLLDAEVKERWLS, encoded by the coding sequence ATGTTTTATTTATCGAAAGAAACACAGCATCAAGCAGATGTAGCGCATATAGCATATTTTCCAGAAAGCGATATAGATTTAGATAGATTGACGTATTCAATGCAAGAGTTAAAGGCTGAAAAACAATGGATTCCGGAGCGATTTCATGGAGCGATTGATAGCGGAACATTATATAGGATGTCAGAACAGTGGCAGGATTTTTTGAACTGGTGTGAACAAACTATTGCAACACATCAAGTCCATTTCGAAAACATGTACAAAAATCGTCTATTGATTGCAACAAAATTCGATGAGGCAGCTGCTGAAGTTTTTAACGATTCTTTGCATGATGGCGCAATTTTAAATATCAAGCGTCAAGATGGCAATGTGACGTTACTCATTGATATGCGAGGTGGCTTTACACCAAAAGCGGTGATCCGTCTAACGTTTATGGAGGCACAGGAAACGGGTGAGCTTGCGCGCGACTATGTGTATGATGAACTGATCGAGACAACAAATGGCTACGTGCTTCGTGTGCTGTCCGGCTCACCATATGACGAATGGACGATTGATTTCACTGATGTAAAGGCAAGCTTTGTTTATCGTCCAAAAGCTTATACCGAGCGTGAGCAATATAAGGATGTTTTTAGCTATATTGGAGATTTAACACCGTCGTTACACTATTTTATCTTAGAAAATCAGGAATTCATTGATTTCGATGTACATAACATTGAGCAGCGTGAGACAGGATTTTTCATCAATGATTTATTGTTAGGCATTACGACCGAGCAAGTAATCGAGCGCATTTACTGTGATCTATATGAAGATCCATTTGCCCATTTTAGTGAAATGGTTCCACTTGAAGAACTTGAAGAGGCCGCCTTAAGCGAGGATCCCGTATTACGCGTACGTGCATTTAATACAATGTTTGAAATTGATCGTAAAGCCGCTCCTATTGTTAACCGTGTGCTCCGTATCATTCAGGTGGAAGAGCATGAGGAAATGCTTATGCAAGTAATAGCTGAGCATTTTGAAAAACTTGGGCTACTTGATGCGGAGGTAAAAGAACGCTGGTTATCGTAA
- a CDS encoding endonuclease: protein MSRRKLKAYMSTILSFRLVASLITPAFATTATAMSTSNASDLVISEYVEGGSFNKALELYNGTGTTVDLSAYSLELYANGSATATAKLALSGSLNNEETYVIYHRDAVPEVKSKGHLENQSVINFNGDDAILLKKSDNIIDSFGQVGARSNWGTDVSLVRKATVKEGDPITNDAFNRDEQWIVYPKDTFDYLGSHEMDGTDPEEPEPTDVLPIADARALPLGETVSIKGIVAATLKNTISVQDETGGIAVRPTSLNVKIGDEVTLTGTLANFRGLLQLDSATIVDKVENSGEPTPKIITGAEVSESNESQLVTIHNVILSDVQAGSGWANYVATDGQEFLVRDENASLGLSVGTTYDAITGIVQQFDNDYQVIPRSIADIVVDSTMVQPALANPGSGTFIGKTSVTLTTGTANAQILYTLDGTDPITNGVAYTTSIEITEDTMLNAVVKTDDHRFSEVSTYTYVITDSLQIHDIQGAGHTSPFNNQAVEGIEGVVTYSFTLSGSTYYHIQTPDELVDNDPNTSEAIILYSGRNAWPIQVGDLVSVTGKVSEYAIDGYDDRQQTDMKVTQINVRDDQGGRVTVIKRGLALPQPIIIDEENIPSEHIDSDYLEIFNPTVDAIDFWESLEGMRVQVGNVKATAPQEHGDLVTVLERGATNTIHGGVLLEQNNQNANRIQFRLEPNGPGRDFEVATGDAFKGPITGVVGYSFQNYKIYVSLDEMKAAHTKGNATPEKTTIVKADDKLTIASYNLENFSNNTKTTTADKARKLARAFAIDMQNPDIIGVTEVQDNNGPDAGDSKAAASYERLIQAIKDAGGVQYEYVNIDPVNNEDGGQPNANIRVGFLYNPARVTLTEGAPHGNATTAVGYENGKLTHNPGRIEPNNDAFKSSRKPLAAQFEFQGESVIVIANHWNSKSGDTPLFGSTQPPVYGSEVQRRKIANIVQQFIGDVKTKNPEANIVSVGDFNDFQFSDSLKIHEGNLMTNMINKVETSDRYSYVYQGNSQVLDHILVSNNLVEQTEIDILHINADFTDMAGRASDHDPILVQIGFDSPVIWEPLPIGKMYNLVNEKKKQVVIAESSVSVNMDATTKLKDGLYLKGDYAELAGEGFKTNRVILQPKKNGLKVDLKGTVIGHITVEGPNKVAIKGAENIQKIEYVEGADPENIVFYDSNGKRIYNPTNNEAPVVKKAIPSQQVKIGETLSIALSDHFTDPNGDKLLFSTTHGLIDLFTDVLTLKLEKGKHIITVTASDRAKSVTISFSVTVSEDVSPPIPVDDYYKDAIGKEGQELKKSLHDIISGHKQLDYSEVWEALRETDEDPNNANNVILFYSNESRSKTRNGGNVGDWNREHVWAQSHGNFGTSKGPGTDIHHLRPTDVQVNSARGNLDFDNGGTAVKGCDGCYKKSNSWEPPNHVKGDVARMLFYMATRYEVGDRVDLELNDKLSNGSAPYHGKLSVLLKWHELDPVDEFERNRNEVIFKWQGNRNPFIDHPEWVELIWSMSDSTVLQKAS from the coding sequence ATGAGCAGAAGAAAATTGAAAGCATATATGAGTACTATCCTATCTTTTAGGTTAGTTGCGAGTTTAATAACACCTGCCTTTGCAACAACGGCAACTGCTATGAGTACATCAAATGCTTCAGATTTAGTTATTTCTGAATATGTAGAGGGGGGCAGCTTCAATAAAGCGCTCGAACTGTATAACGGGACAGGGACGACTGTGGACTTGAGTGCCTATTCGCTGGAATTATATGCGAATGGCTCCGCGACTGCTACAGCAAAATTAGCATTATCGGGAAGTTTAAACAACGAAGAAACCTATGTAATCTATCACCGAGATGCAGTACCTGAAGTAAAAAGTAAGGGACATCTTGAAAATCAAAGTGTCATTAATTTTAATGGTGATGATGCCATTTTATTAAAAAAGTCAGACAACATCATCGATTCTTTTGGACAAGTAGGAGCAAGAAGTAACTGGGGAACAGATGTATCGTTGGTTCGAAAAGCGACCGTAAAAGAGGGCGATCCAATTACGAATGATGCTTTTAATCGGGATGAACAGTGGATTGTTTACCCGAAAGATACGTTTGACTATTTAGGGTCCCATGAAATGGATGGAACTGATCCAGAAGAACCTGAACCAACAGATGTTCTTCCCATTGCTGATGCTCGTGCATTACCTCTAGGAGAAACGGTTTCCATTAAAGGGATTGTAGCTGCTACTTTAAAAAATACTATTTCAGTCCAAGATGAAACAGGTGGTATTGCAGTACGGCCAACGAGCTTGAATGTGAAAATTGGCGATGAGGTCACATTAACGGGTACATTGGCGAATTTCCGTGGCTTGCTTCAACTAGACAGTGCGACAATTGTTGACAAAGTCGAAAATAGTGGGGAACCTACGCCGAAAATTATCACTGGTGCAGAAGTATCAGAATCTAATGAATCGCAGCTTGTGACAATTCACAATGTCATTCTATCTGATGTGCAGGCTGGAAGTGGTTGGGCAAATTATGTTGCTACGGATGGACAGGAATTTCTTGTTCGAGACGAAAATGCTTCGTTAGGTTTATCGGTTGGAACGACATATGATGCAATCACAGGTATTGTTCAGCAATTCGATAACGACTATCAAGTCATCCCACGCAGTATTGCCGATATTGTCGTAGACAGTACAATGGTTCAACCTGCTTTAGCGAATCCAGGCAGCGGGACTTTCATTGGTAAGACATCGGTTACATTAACGACTGGTACGGCCAACGCACAAATCCTTTATACGCTAGACGGAACAGACCCGATAACAAACGGGGTAGCATATACAACATCAATCGAAATTACAGAAGATACTATGCTAAATGCGGTTGTGAAAACGGACGATCATCGCTTTAGTGAAGTGAGTACGTACACTTATGTAATAACTGACAGTCTTCAAATTCATGACATTCAAGGAGCCGGTCATACGTCGCCATTTAACAATCAAGCGGTAGAAGGCATTGAAGGGGTCGTTACGTATTCGTTTACTTTAAGTGGCTCTACGTACTACCATATTCAAACGCCTGATGAACTTGTTGACAACGACCCTAATACTTCTGAGGCCATCATTTTGTACAGTGGTCGAAATGCTTGGCCGATTCAAGTAGGGGATCTCGTTTCAGTTACTGGAAAAGTAAGTGAATACGCCATTGACGGATACGATGATCGCCAACAGACCGATATGAAAGTAACGCAAATTAATGTGCGAGATGATCAAGGCGGGCGAGTGACTGTTATAAAAAGGGGTTTAGCACTTCCTCAGCCGATTATAATTGATGAAGAGAATATACCAAGTGAGCACATTGATAGTGATTATTTAGAAATTTTTAACCCAACTGTCGATGCCATTGATTTTTGGGAAAGTTTAGAAGGGATGCGTGTACAAGTTGGCAATGTGAAAGCAACGGCACCTCAAGAGCATGGCGATTTAGTTACGGTCCTTGAAAGGGGGGCAACTAACACGATACATGGTGGTGTTTTGCTTGAGCAAAATAACCAAAATGCCAATCGCATTCAGTTCCGATTAGAGCCGAATGGTCCTGGTCGAGATTTCGAAGTGGCGACAGGTGACGCATTTAAAGGTCCGATTACTGGAGTGGTCGGTTATTCATTCCAAAACTATAAAATTTACGTATCGCTCGATGAAATGAAAGCAGCGCATACGAAAGGAAATGCCACGCCTGAGAAAACAACGATTGTGAAAGCGGACGATAAATTGACAATCGCTTCTTACAATTTGGAGAATTTCTCTAACAATACGAAAACAACAACTGCAGACAAAGCAAGAAAACTAGCGCGAGCTTTTGCCATCGATATGCAAAATCCGGATATTATCGGCGTTACGGAGGTTCAGGATAATAACGGTCCAGATGCTGGTGATTCGAAGGCTGCTGCAAGCTATGAACGTTTAATTCAAGCAATCAAAGATGCAGGTGGCGTCCAGTATGAATACGTCAATATCGATCCTGTAAACAACGAAGATGGCGGCCAACCGAATGCAAATATTCGAGTAGGTTTCCTGTACAATCCTGCACGTGTGACATTAACAGAAGGCGCTCCTCACGGCAATGCTACGACAGCGGTCGGTTATGAAAATGGTAAGCTGACGCATAACCCAGGACGTATTGAGCCGAACAATGATGCATTTAAAAGTAGCCGTAAGCCATTAGCGGCACAGTTTGAGTTCCAAGGTGAGTCAGTTATTGTCATCGCCAATCATTGGAATTCCAAATCAGGCGATACACCATTATTCGGATCGACACAACCACCAGTCTACGGCAGTGAAGTGCAACGCAGAAAAATTGCGAATATTGTCCAGCAATTTATTGGAGATGTTAAAACAAAAAATCCAGAAGCAAATATCGTATCTGTCGGCGATTTCAACGACTTCCAATTCTCGGATAGTTTAAAGATTCATGAAGGCAATCTCATGACGAATATGATTAACAAAGTTGAAACTTCAGATCGATACTCGTATGTGTATCAAGGAAATTCACAAGTGTTAGATCATATTTTAGTATCCAATAACTTAGTAGAACAAACGGAAATCGACATACTGCATATTAATGCCGACTTCACGGATATGGCGGGGCGTGCAAGTGATCATGATCCGATATTAGTACAAATTGGTTTCGATTCGCCTGTTATATGGGAGCCACTACCAATTGGCAAAATGTATAACTTAGTAAACGAAAAGAAAAAGCAAGTTGTCATAGCTGAGTCAAGTGTCTCTGTTAATATGGATGCAACTACAAAGCTGAAGGATGGACTCTACCTTAAAGGGGATTATGCTGAACTAGCTGGTGAAGGTTTCAAAACGAATCGCGTTATTTTGCAACCAAAGAAAAACGGATTAAAAGTTGACTTGAAAGGGACAGTGATAGGTCATATCACGGTTGAGGGGCCAAATAAAGTTGCCATTAAAGGCGCTGAAAATATTCAGAAAATTGAGTATGTTGAAGGGGCCGATCCGGAAAATATCGTATTTTATGATTCGAATGGGAAACGCATATACAATCCAACGAATAATGAAGCACCTGTTGTTAAAAAAGCTATTCCTAGTCAACAAGTGAAAATAGGCGAGACCCTTTCAATCGCACTCTCCGACCATTTCACAGATCCAAACGGAGATAAGCTGTTATTTTCTACGACGCATGGTTTGATTGATCTATTCACCGATGTATTAACGCTTAAGCTTGAAAAAGGTAAACATATCATTACTGTCACAGCGAGCGATCGAGCAAAGTCGGTCACTATAAGTTTCAGTGTAACGGTATCAGAGGATGTGTCACCGCCGATCCCAGTGGATGACTACTATAAAGATGCAATTGGGAAAGAAGGACAGGAACTAAAAAAGTCCCTTCATGACATTATTTCAGGTCATAAACAGTTGGATTATTCAGAAGTATGGGAAGCATTGCGGGAAACAGACGAAGATCCGAATAATGCGAATAACGTCATTCTGTTTTACTCCAATGAGTCGCGTTCAAAAACACGGAATGGTGGCAATGTCGGAGATTGGAACCGTGAGCATGTTTGGGCACAATCCCATGGCAATTTCGGTACAAGTAAAGGACCAGGAACAGATATCCATCATCTACGCCCAACAGATGTACAGGTAAACAGTGCTCGAGGGAATCTTGATTTTGATAACGGTGGAACTGCTGTAAAAGGCTGTGACGGTTGTTACAAAAAATCAAATTCTTGGGAACCGCCAAATCACGTTAAAGGTGACGTAGCTAGAATGCTATTTTACATGGCCACTCGATATGAAGTAGGCGACCGTGTCGATCTTGAATTAAACGACAAGCTAAGTAACGGATCGGCTCCTTATCACGGGAAGCTTTCAGTGCTTTTAAAATGGCATGAATTGGATCCTGTTGACGAGTTTGAGAGAAATCGAAATGAAGTCATCTTCAAATGGCAGGGCAATCGAAATCCATTCATCGATCATCCAGAATGGGTTGAATTAATTTGGAGCATGTCTGACTCAACCGTTTTGCAAAAGGCTTCTTGA